A window of the Gossypium arboreum isolate Shixiya-1 chromosome 2, ASM2569848v2, whole genome shotgun sequence genome harbors these coding sequences:
- the LOC108453184 gene encoding coilin yields METARLRLVFEDPNILSKSQKQQGLKRSWFILKPQHQTIFDLSSDLLHIFDLQKSCPNGLILSMDGFVLPPFEPTCILKDKDIVSVKMKGGKSTEIIKAGNGMNYLEELETMERLPVNTGVKHLANEEFDKETGGYKSELEEDEQELAPLEDRAQVESTPIENMVSKKRKARDKLPSSRKKKSKLATAKKYPVSGDDGIDVRPRKSKSSHKKKVSTNDKVVGKDKPADIQGEPENSSSPEIDETGDNKTNLGRSSQLQNTGKGSADELITTTEVKKLPSRSARRKKAKRRWLREQAKLVKEKLQSKELLGKDDEKSPAKENLKFSEECLQAISNNDVEDNVVPIVVRPGHIRFEPLEEENAEQANQYSQISVKTFQWNGITSKKKGQKWGMEKTFLKRNDNSFSHVSSEMVDVNDKATVTNDMDFDKLMPYSSLPKEGDLVAYRLVELSSTWTPELCSFRVGEISHYNAESNRIMLTPVPGYPNAFEKKTDEEASELPDTSLYGEDGSLEIDYSSLIDVRLVKLGILNATIAIADDNNEKYAQNQDVLTRQPNGSKEANSVSAASPAQANGAVNVWEEINQALSAKKAELSKEDGWSRADSSGRSAWSFRALRRSALGPTMAFLRAQNGI; encoded by the exons ATGGAGACGGCAAGGCTCCGTTTGGTGTTCGAGGATCCGAACATTCTCAGCAAGTCTCAGAAGCAACAAGGCCTAAAGCGAAGCTGGTTTATCCTTAAACCCCAACATCAAACCATCTTCGATCTTTCCTCCGATCTTCTCCACATTTTCGACCTCCAAAAGTCTTGCCCTAATGGCCTCATACTCTCC ATGGATGGCTTTGTTTTGCCACCTTTCGAGCCAACTTGTATTTTAAAAGATAAAGATATTGTCAG TGTGAAGATGAAAGGAGGGAAATCGACCGAGATTATTAAGGctggaaatggtatgaattatttGGAAGAATTGGAAACAATGGAGCGACTGCCCGTTAATACCGGCGTCAAGCATCTAGCCAATGAGGAGTTTGATAAGGAAACCGGGGGATACAAAAGCGAACTGGAAGAAGATGAGCAAGAACTTGCGCCATTGGAGGATCGAGCACAAGTTGAAAGCACACCAATTGAAAACATGgtttcaaagaaaagaaaggcaCGGGATAAACTTCCGAGCTCTAG GAAGAAGAAAAGCAAATTGGCTACTGCTAAAAAATATCCGGTTTCTGGAGATGATGGAATTGATGTTCGTCCAAGGAAAAGCAAAAGCTCTCATAAAAAAAAGGTTTCCACCAATGACAAGGTTGTTGGTAAGGACAAGCCAGCTGACATTCAGGGAGAACCAGAGAATTCAAGCAGCCCTGAAATTGATGAAACTGGTGATAACAAAACCAATCTGGGGAG GTCCTCCCAGCTTCAAAACACTGGTAAAGGGAGTGCTGATGAACTTATTACAACTACTGAAGTTAAAAAG CTCCCTAGCAGAAGTGCCCGACGTAAAAAGGCTAAAAGGCGATGGTTGAGGGAGCAGGCCAAACTTGTAAAGGAAAAG CTGCAGTCAAAAGAGCTGCTGGGAAAAGATGATGAGAAATCACCTGCAAAAGAAAATCTCAAATTTTCGGAAGAATGTCTACAAGCAATTAGCAATAATGATGTTGAGGATAACGTGGTTCCAATAGTAGTAAGGCCAGGACATATTCGCTTTGAGCCCCTTGAAGAAG AAAATGCTGAGCAAGCTAACCAATACAGTCAAATTTCAGTG AAAACCTTTCAATGGAATGGAATAACCAGCAAGAAGAAGGGTCAAAAATGGGGTATGGAGAAAACTTTTCTGAAAAGGAATGATAACAGTTTTAGCCATGTGAGTTCAGAAATGGTGGATGTTAACGATAAGGCCACTGTAACTAATGACATGGACTTTGACAAGCTTATGCCCTATTCTAGCTTGCCTAAG GAGGGAGATTTAGTTGCATATCGCTTAGTTGAGCTATCTTCAACTTGGACCCCTGAGCTTTGCTCCTTCCGG GTTGGAGAAATATCACATTATAATGCTGAATCCAACAGGATTATGCTGACACCAGTGCCAGGATATCCAAATGCCTTTGAGAAGAAAACAGATGAGGAGGCTTCTGAACTACCAGATACATCTCTTTACGGAGAAGATGGGTCGTTAGAG ATAGATTATTCCTCTCTAATTGATGTCCGCCTCGTCAAGCTTGGCATTTTGAATGCCACAATAGCAATTGCTGATGACAACAATGAAAAGTATGCACAAAATCAAGATGTTTTAACAAGACAACCAAATGGCAGCAAGGAAGCAAACAGTGTCTCAGCTGCATCTCCTGCACAAG CTAATGGTGCGGTCAATGTATGGGAAGAAATTAACCAGGCTTTGAGTGCAAAGAAGGCTGAGCTCTCTAAAGAGGATGGTTGGAGTCGAGCAGATAGTTCAGGTAGGAGCGCCTGGTCTTTTCGGGCTCTCAGACGCAGTGCTCTTGGCCCAACTATGGCCTTCTTAAGAGCACAGAATGGGATCTGA